The Anguilla anguilla isolate fAngAng1 chromosome 4, fAngAng1.pri, whole genome shotgun sequence genome has a window encoding:
- the aldh9a1a.1 gene encoding 4-trimethylaminobutyraldehyde dehydrogenase A isoform X1, translating into MAGALRVLLLGREKCFTRTLAFTKMTELLRTPVIPPAMIRSASTGTLEVKEPLNFWCGGRVKAKDVKNAEPVYEPATGRVLCQMVPCGAEEVDKAIQSAQSAFLKWRKMAGMQRARIMLEAARIIRERRDDIAKLEVINNGKSITEATVDIDIAWQSIEYYAGMAGTLAGQHVQLPGGAFAYTRREPLGVCVGIGAWNYPFQIAAWKSAPALACGNAMVFKPSPMTPVTAVVLAEIYAEAGVPEGLFNVVQGGAETGTLLCHHPLVAKVSFTGSVPTGKKIMEMASKGVKPVTLELGGKSPLIIFQDSDMENAVKGALMANFLSQGEVCCNGTRVFVQKEVLPKFLEEVVKRTKAIPVGDPLLDGTRMGALISKPHLERVLGFVAQAKKEGARVLCGGEPLVPADPKLQGGYFMSPCVLDNCRDDMTCVKEEIFGPVMSVLPFDTEEEVLQRANNTTFGLASGVFTRDITRAHRVAENLQAGTCFINNYNISPVEVPFGGYKMSGFGRENGQVTIEYYSQLKTVVVEMGDVDSLF; encoded by the exons ATGGCTGGGGCGCTTCGGGTTCTGTTGTTGGGAAGAGAAAA GTGTTTCACACGTACCTTGGCTTTTACTAAAATGACTGAGCTACTCCGAACTCCAGTCATTCCTCCGGCTATGATCCGCAGCGCGTCAACAGGGACGCTGGAAGTGAAGGAACCGTTGAATTTCTGGTGCGGTGGTCGAGTGAAGGCCAAGGATGTGAAAAACGCCGAGCCTGTTTATGAACCTGCAACAG GGCGTGTTCTGTGTCAGATGGTGCCATGTGGGGCTGAGGAGGTGGATAAAGCCATACAAAGTGCCCAGTCAGCCTTTCTGAAGTGGCGCAAGATGGCGGGCATGCAGAGAGCTCGCATAATGCTGGAGGCTGCTCGCATAATCAGG GAACGGAGAGATGATATTGCCAAGTTAGAGGTCATCAATAACGGGAAGTCCATTACAGAAGCGACTGTGGACATAGATATAGCTTGGCAGTCCATTGAGTATTATGCTGGCATGGCTGGAACCTTGGCAG GCCAGCACGTCCAGCTTCCCGGGGGTGCGTTTGCCTACACCCGGCGCGAGcccctgggtgtgtgtgtgggaatcgGCGCCTGGAACTACCCCTTCCAGATCGCAGCCTGGAAGTCTGCCCCAGCTCTGGCCTGTG GCAATGCCATGGTGTTCAAGCCTTCTCCCATGACCCCCGTGACGGCTGTGGTGCTGGCTGAGATCTACGCCGAGGCCGGCGTCCCAGAGGGGCTTTTCAACGTGGTGCAGGGCGGGGCCGAGACGGGCACTCTCCTCTGCCACCACCCTTTGGTGGCAAAGGTCTCCTTCACTGGCAGTGTCCCCACAGGCAAGAAG ATCATGGAGATGGCTTCCAAGGGGGTGAAGCCTGTGACCCTGGAGCTGGGGGGGAAATCTCCACTGATCATCTTCCAGGACAGCGACATGGAGAACGCTGTGAAGGGGGCACTCATGGCCAACTTCCTGTCCCAGGGTGAG GTCTGCTGCAACGGGACACGGGTCTTTGTCCAGAAGGAGGTCCTGCCCAAGTTCTTGGAGGAGGTGGTGAAGAGGACCAAGGCCATCCCAGTCGGGGACCCCCTGCTGGACGGAACACGCATGGGCGCTCTGATCAGCAAACCTCACTTGGAACGAGTGCTGGGTTTCGTCGCACAGGCCAAGAAAGAG GGTGCCAGGGTGCTGTGTGGAGGGGAACCCTTGGTCCCCGCTGACCCCAAACTGCAGGGAGGCTACTTCATGTCCCCGTGTGTTCTGG ACAACTGCAGGGATGACATGACGTGTGTGAAGGAGGAAATCTTCGGACCTGTGATGTCCGTGCTGCCCTTTGATACCGAGGAGGAAGTTCTGCAGAGAGCCAACAATACAACATTCGGGCTCGCTTCTGGGGTCTTCACCAG GGATATTACCCGTGCCCACCGTGTGGCTGAGAACCTGCAGGCAGGAACCTGTTTCATCAACAACTACAACATCAGCCCCGTGGAGGTGCCCTTTGGTGGATACAAGATGTCAG GTTTCGGCAGAGAGAACGGCCAGGTGACGATTGAGTACTACTCGCAGCTGAAGACTGTGGTGGTTGAGATGGGCGATGTCGACAGCCTCTTTTAG
- the aldh9a1a.1 gene encoding 4-trimethylaminobutyraldehyde dehydrogenase A isoform X2, protein MTELLRTPVIPPAMIRSASTGTLEVKEPLNFWCGGRVKAKDVKNAEPVYEPATGRVLCQMVPCGAEEVDKAIQSAQSAFLKWRKMAGMQRARIMLEAARIIRERRDDIAKLEVINNGKSITEATVDIDIAWQSIEYYAGMAGTLAGQHVQLPGGAFAYTRREPLGVCVGIGAWNYPFQIAAWKSAPALACGNAMVFKPSPMTPVTAVVLAEIYAEAGVPEGLFNVVQGGAETGTLLCHHPLVAKVSFTGSVPTGKKIMEMASKGVKPVTLELGGKSPLIIFQDSDMENAVKGALMANFLSQGEVCCNGTRVFVQKEVLPKFLEEVVKRTKAIPVGDPLLDGTRMGALISKPHLERVLGFVAQAKKEGARVLCGGEPLVPADPKLQGGYFMSPCVLDNCRDDMTCVKEEIFGPVMSVLPFDTEEEVLQRANNTTFGLASGVFTRDITRAHRVAENLQAGTCFINNYNISPVEVPFGGYKMSGFGRENGQVTIEYYSQLKTVVVEMGDVDSLF, encoded by the exons ATGACTGAGCTACTCCGAACTCCAGTCATTCCTCCGGCTATGATCCGCAGCGCGTCAACAGGGACGCTGGAAGTGAAGGAACCGTTGAATTTCTGGTGCGGTGGTCGAGTGAAGGCCAAGGATGTGAAAAACGCCGAGCCTGTTTATGAACCTGCAACAG GGCGTGTTCTGTGTCAGATGGTGCCATGTGGGGCTGAGGAGGTGGATAAAGCCATACAAAGTGCCCAGTCAGCCTTTCTGAAGTGGCGCAAGATGGCGGGCATGCAGAGAGCTCGCATAATGCTGGAGGCTGCTCGCATAATCAGG GAACGGAGAGATGATATTGCCAAGTTAGAGGTCATCAATAACGGGAAGTCCATTACAGAAGCGACTGTGGACATAGATATAGCTTGGCAGTCCATTGAGTATTATGCTGGCATGGCTGGAACCTTGGCAG GCCAGCACGTCCAGCTTCCCGGGGGTGCGTTTGCCTACACCCGGCGCGAGcccctgggtgtgtgtgtgggaatcgGCGCCTGGAACTACCCCTTCCAGATCGCAGCCTGGAAGTCTGCCCCAGCTCTGGCCTGTG GCAATGCCATGGTGTTCAAGCCTTCTCCCATGACCCCCGTGACGGCTGTGGTGCTGGCTGAGATCTACGCCGAGGCCGGCGTCCCAGAGGGGCTTTTCAACGTGGTGCAGGGCGGGGCCGAGACGGGCACTCTCCTCTGCCACCACCCTTTGGTGGCAAAGGTCTCCTTCACTGGCAGTGTCCCCACAGGCAAGAAG ATCATGGAGATGGCTTCCAAGGGGGTGAAGCCTGTGACCCTGGAGCTGGGGGGGAAATCTCCACTGATCATCTTCCAGGACAGCGACATGGAGAACGCTGTGAAGGGGGCACTCATGGCCAACTTCCTGTCCCAGGGTGAG GTCTGCTGCAACGGGACACGGGTCTTTGTCCAGAAGGAGGTCCTGCCCAAGTTCTTGGAGGAGGTGGTGAAGAGGACCAAGGCCATCCCAGTCGGGGACCCCCTGCTGGACGGAACACGCATGGGCGCTCTGATCAGCAAACCTCACTTGGAACGAGTGCTGGGTTTCGTCGCACAGGCCAAGAAAGAG GGTGCCAGGGTGCTGTGTGGAGGGGAACCCTTGGTCCCCGCTGACCCCAAACTGCAGGGAGGCTACTTCATGTCCCCGTGTGTTCTGG ACAACTGCAGGGATGACATGACGTGTGTGAAGGAGGAAATCTTCGGACCTGTGATGTCCGTGCTGCCCTTTGATACCGAGGAGGAAGTTCTGCAGAGAGCCAACAATACAACATTCGGGCTCGCTTCTGGGGTCTTCACCAG GGATATTACCCGTGCCCACCGTGTGGCTGAGAACCTGCAGGCAGGAACCTGTTTCATCAACAACTACAACATCAGCCCCGTGGAGGTGCCCTTTGGTGGATACAAGATGTCAG GTTTCGGCAGAGAGAACGGCCAGGTGACGATTGAGTACTACTCGCAGCTGAAGACTGTGGTGGTTGAGATGGGCGATGTCGACAGCCTCTTTTAG